attttttttctctgaaatataaaaaaataaaatttatttttaaataatgaatttttttttaaataattcaaattaaaaaaaaatattttaattataaaaaataaaaaaatttttttaattctattttttaataaattaattttttaattgattaaattaatttccacttttttaaaaatatttattttttttttaataaaaaaaaaaatttcaaatgaaaaaaaaatttttttttataaaatatttatttttttaatttttttttttttgaaattaaaataaaaatattgaatttttaaaaattaaaaaaaaatctctgaaattaaaaaaataaaatatttttttttaaacaataatttaaattaaaaaaaaaatttaaatttttataattttattaattaaataattttcaaattaaattatttttttaataaattattttttttttaaattaattttttaattaatttacactctttttttaatttaaaaaattttattagttcaaaataaaaaaaaaatatttagaaaaaaaattaaaatgaaaaatatcttaaaaaaatttttttaataaaattttaattttcttaaatttttttagtttaaaataaaaaaaaatatttagaaaaaaaataaaatgaaaaatatcttaaaaaatttttttaataaaattttaattttctttaatttttttttttttttttttttttgttaaaaaaacatttagagCCCCTTTCCATTCCTCTCCTGTCTTTTTCTcaccttttttttcacttaacaAAGCCAACAAAtgcataataacaataacggCAACACCATCGCCATGCACTTTACTGAAAATTTGCGATTATTACGACCAttgtttgtaataataaaataaaaagaaaatgcaTCTGCTACCTCGAATGCAAACAAAAGTGAATAGATATGAAAACGAAAGCGTAAAATAttgtattattatcattatttattacaacaacaacagatttattacaaaatctaTCCCTAACTCAAGcactgagagaaaaaaaaacataaaaaacgattaattgacgacaaaaatgttgattgatCGATGGATCGTAGcttcataaaaaacaaaatttttttcaattattaaaatattgcgtgcacaattttaatgaaaagaaaaagttacaaaGTGTGTAAAGTCTTGcggaaattaattagaaaattttctgtgaaaaagttgatgatgtaagtgttttgtttgaataaaaagtgttagataataaataaaaaaaattttccatacgaTAAAAATTGACCGTCGACCAAGAACGAAAATtatctaataaatttatctttacGATGCCTCCGCGTTAAATGgaacatttcaataaaaagtcatGAACATGTGTcgtttttctatgaaataatTCGTTCGTTACGTAAAAGAGTgccctaaaaaatttataaataacctTCAATTTGCATTTGCAGGTCGTCGGTACTTACTCGgcgaaacgagagaaaaatgtctcggaataaattttagctttgtttttaattatgtcAAGTAGAGCGAAAGCTCGTGTGGCCAAGTTGGTAAGGCGCCTGACTAGTAATCAGGAGATCCGTAGTTCGAATCTGCGTACGAGCAGGatgttcttttttatttatttttttactaaaaaaaattttttttcgaagagaGTTTCtgaggaaatttattaaaaaatgtcaagagaaatattttttttattaaaaaaattgacttaaaaatttaaaatacctattattttttaaaaaataaaattatttaatgaatgaattcttttaattttctaaaagattcaaaattaaagaattcaaaattgaaaaaaaattatcaaaaattatttaaaattatttcaattaaaaattaattaattcaaataaaattttttaataaataaattcgaaaaaaaaaaatataaataaaattttaattaataaataaattaaaaaaattaattaataaataatttaattaaaaaatttaaaaattaaatatttaaaaaaaaaattatgtttaaaaattttcgagtgAATTTtacttggaaaaaaattattttcttttttaaaaaaaatctaaaataaaaaaaaaacaaaaaagttgcttGCTCCCGGACAGGATTGAACTATCGACCTTCTGATTACAAGTCAGACGCTACTACCACTGAGCTACGAGAGCCGCTTGATATACGTCGATACAACGCGCAACACATTCTTCCCTCTTACTTTGTTCCTCTTCGTATTTCCTCTACGTAACAAATCCCTCATACAACTTCCCTACACAAAATCCAATTATACGacgcaatatttttaacaatttttctgtttttttttgtcatttcagattaaaaattaactaaacaaaacaaataaaatgccGACGTTACTGGAAGCACTCGAAGAAAAATACGGCTTTGGCGGTTTAACGGATTGCGACAGCCAAAAAGGAGAACttgtgtcaatttttgttccaaaacTGCCGCCCAGATTATCGTAAGTCTCGATCGTCATGCTGCTTTAATTAACAAATCTCCCCTCGGCTACGAAccatttaatttctttgtgtttgtttacaaacaaaaaaaaattaaaatccggaaattttaattaattcattctaACGGTTTGACTGTGAGTAGTTTGCTCATCACGTTTGACCTTTGCTTGAGGTCGAAGTTGCTCGTTAACAGTCGAGTCATCGAATATTTGGGTGTTAATTCGTGTTGTTGTTATATTTATGTCGAAttgtaaaacaattaaaaaacttttgtttagaAACTTACCcgaataacaagaaaaaaaaataacaacaacgaacTTAACCTTGACTTTATTGTCAggtttatgaacttttttataacagttttttcgtgattttttttaaatcgatttgaaaaatatttaaaaatgattttttaacgaCGTAATCTGTccttcatagaaaaaaaaaaataaaaattcttttaaaaaaaatatcttttttttaaataaaaaaaaattaatttaatcaaatttaaaaaaatatttaataaatttttatttttaaaaaaattaattaattaattttttattttttttattttttgaataaaatttgttttaataattttttaaaattaaattaaatattttaaataattaaaaaaaataatttaaaatctgtcaattaaattttaaaattttataattttttttaataataatttttaaattttgtttttatttaattttttttaaactttaaaaaatttgaaaaaaaaatttttatataattaattaattaatttttttttttttaaaaacaaacataacacaaaattgattcaaaaattaaaaaaaaaaattaaattatttaataattttttttaattttttttaacgaaaaaatgcaCTCAAATAGTCtaacgataaaattttaataaaaaaatttaaattgttacaTCACATCAAAACTCAACTTCAttgtatagaaaaataaagtaacTCACCTTGACTTAACTCCACAGCTGTATCTGGTTTTGGCACCATTTAGTCGTAAAAAACGATATTTCCATACGCAAACCAAAGacaagttaataaataattaaagaaatcatTGCAATTATGCCTCCCACACATCGCTCGTCATGTCTGTCATTACATTGTTAGCGATTTATGATATCATTAGCAATCAATGCGacaaaagtttaaatcaattaacgTTTTTCTCTCCATTTTTTCGGtctcttgagatttttttttgtcgtaaatcGTTTGTAATTGCACTTATATGACGTGCTTTGGTTAGCTAAAgagaaagtttataaaaaaaaaataaaataataataaagaaaattatgtgaCAGCTCCGTGATATTTCCATTGTGGTcgttatcattaaaaataaattaaaatttactcacaCAACAATTTTCCGTCATAATTTTTCCCGCAGAGTTCCAACGCTGCTCGTCTTGAACGATTGCAACATCGACAGTGCCGGCGAGGAAGAACAAATTAAACAGAAATGCAAGCTAGTCAAGGAACTGGATTTGGCGCAAAACAAACTCGAGAACTGGAATGAGGTTTATACGATTCTCGCGCACATGCCAAGTGTGGAATTTGTCAATTTGAGCATGAACAAGTTGACGGTAACGGCGCCAATTGAGCCTCCGATGCCCGTTCAGATGAATTCGTTGCGCAGTTTGGTTCTGAATAACACAAAGTTGGATTGGTACAGTGTCGAGCAGCTTTTGAGCTTGTTGCCGGTTTTGGAAGAACTTCATTTGAGCTTGAACGAGTACACGCATGTCTTGATCGACACTCAAGACGTTGATGGATGCGAAGATGTTGCGGCAGAAGACTCGCATGAGGAAGAGGAAGGCGAAAATTCGCTCGATTGTAATTGTCAGCCAGCGGGAAACTATAAAAGAAgtgagttttattatttttttttaaaataatattttttcacaaaaaaaaaattaagttaataatttaattttaattaattaattaatttaataattaaattattaataaatttaaatatttttttttattttttaaaaattatttcattaaaatttaattaaataaaattaaattattaaaaaattttttttttaaattaaaaaaataattaaattaattaataattaaattatgaaattaattacttaatataattaaataaaatttaataaaaaatataaaaatttaaaaaaattaatttaattgaatttaactaattaaatttaactatttttcaaataattttttgaataaaaaaataatttttaaaaatttaatttaattaaattaatcaaaaataattactaaaaacaaaaatttaaaataattatttaattttttcaaaattatttaattaaattaattttcatcacttattttttgataatttttttaaataaaaataaaaccttaaaaaatatttttggtaaaaaattaattttttaataattttaccttTTAGGCGACTCGACAAGTTCGATGTACAAGAAGACAACCGCACACGAAGGCGTCAAAAAGCTCCATTTAACCGGAAATTGGTTGGAAGATTGGTGTGAAATTGCTCGTGTCGGTCGAATTTTCCCCAATTTGGAAGCTCTTGTATTAGCAGACTGCCCAATCAAGTCTTTAATCCCAAACAACTGTGATATTGTTAATGATAAGGCAACTCCTCACGAGTATTTTAAGTGAGTTttcccttaaaaatttaatttttatttatttttaataaattttcacaaatttacagAAAACTAGCTTTACTCAACTTAGCGAGCGCTAAATTAAACACATGGGATGAAATTGATCGTCTCGCGCAATTTCCGTCGCTCACAAACTTACGAACTCAAAATTGGCCTCTTTGGGAAAAATGTGACTCGACGGAACACGAAAGGCGTCAATTGCTGATCGGAAGACTGCCAAatgtgcaaattttgaatggaGGAGGCGTTATTGGCGTCACGGAACGTGAAGATGCCGAACGTGCGTTTATTCGATATTATTTGGATAAACCTGAGAGTGATCGTCCTGAAAGGTTTTTACATgagttttccttttttgaatgtaaatttattattttttgaattttagataCGCTGAATTAGTTGCCAAACACGGGAAATTGGATCCTCTTGTAAACATCGATTTACGTCctgaaaaaagagtaaaagttACGTTTACTTACGGCGATTCGAGTGAAGAAAGACCTGTGGATGTTTAtcggtaagtaaaaaattaaaaaaaaaataattttaattaaattaaaaaatttaaaataattaatttaaaaaattaattttaaaaaataatttaaaaaaaattatttaaaaaaaattataatttttaaaaacgtaaaaaaaataattcaattaaaaattggcagattaaaaaaaataattttaaaaaataataaaaaaaaagttaatttaaaaaaattaattaaaaaaaataattttaaaaaaattatttaaaaaaattattttaaaaaaaattaattaaaaaaaaattattaaaaaaaattcaacaaaaaattctagcAGAGCGTAGTTTCGATCTACGGACCTCTGGGTTATGGGCCCAGCACGCTTCCACTGCGCCACTCTGCTGTAGGATTGAACGTTGTCAAATGTCAGTTTTAACATTTCATGCTTTAATGCGCACTAATACCATcatacattaaatttatattcacctcaacataaaatattttttattcaccaaaaatttaaattttctctttcagAACTGTTTTCGATTTGAAACACCGCCTCGAACGAATCGTTGGAATTCCCGCATCAAAAATGCGTTTATATTACGTCGATCAGGATTATCGAGACATTCAAGGCCCCGAAGAGATGAAATATCCCCAAAAGCAGCTCTATCGTTACAACATCCGAAGCGGCGACGAAATTATCATCgacgtcaaaaaataaaaattgcaaattttctatttaaataaaattaaataaaaatcttttatgtaCTGAATAATTCGTGCCAATTATCGGTCAATGATGGTAGTCCTTCCTAATccttattttaatcaattttaattcaaatttgtaaattaattttgtaaaaaaaaaaaaaaataagaaagaagAAATGTTTGTAGAATAGAATTTGGTAGTTCGTAAGGAATGTAAGAGAAAGTctttcagagaaaaaaaattagaatgttTGTGATTATTTTGAGAGTTATTCAtatcgaaaaagaaaaatatcaatcaatttatttactaaattaaCAGTCagtctaaataattttaatcgtttGTCTTAATCTTAaggaataatttaataaattgccattaatgaattaattaaaaatgttttttttattttaaaaaaattatatatttaaagcaaaattcaggtatttaatttttttctaattttttgttttttttttaagaaaaattaaaaattaaataaattatttttttaaaataaactattaaaaatttagaaaaaaaacgtaaaattaattattttttgaaaaaaatatttattttaaatttttaaatattttttttattttttaaaattttttttttaattttttaaaatatatttaaaattttcgaatgaggcaaggataaaaatttttctaaaatcgaaaaaaaattgttgcgcCCAGACAGGGGCTCGAACCCTGGACTTTGTGGTTAAGAGCCACATACTCTACCGACTGAGTTACCCGGGCAACTTGATGGTTAACTGTCAAAGTACCCTTATAACCCTCGTACACGAAAGTCGTCTCTTGTATGAGTGCCGAGTTTCGAACGAGTGTATCGTACAGAATTTCGTGCGACGAATGTGACGACAAATAGACAACTTACAGACATATTGCCCGGGTAACTCAGTCGGTAGAGTATGTGGCTCTTAACCACAAAGTCCAGGGTTCGAGCCCCTGTCTGGGcggcaatatttttttcttttatttattattattttcagaaaatatttttcttcaattaaatttagttgaaatttaaattttttaataaattatttttttaattaaaaaatattgaaattattaattttaagccaaaaaaatatttttttaaatttaaattaaattatttgagttattttataaaatgttatagatttttttagttaaattttaaaagtttttaaataaattttaatgaaataatttttaaaattataaaataaagaaaaataaattaattaaattaaaataataaaaaaaaattaataataattaaaaatttaaaaaataatatttttaattgaaataaattttgaaataaaaaaaataatttttattattaaaataaaattttctaaattaaaaattattttttttttagtttaaaattttaaaataaatttttaattcaaaaaaaaaaataaataaatatttttttaaataaaaaatatagttaacaataaaaaaaataatttttttaaagtaaaaaacacaattttagaacatttttcatcttttttattgatttttattcaaaacattacattttttaaattttttttaaagtcctgctttgattttctgataaacgatttttttttttttttatttttttggtaaattctaatttttctttgtattctTACATTTCtaacaatattatttaattttatcaactaACGTCTTTCAACTTATtcaacgaaacaaaaattagatcaAAATAGTgccgtttaatatttttttgttttctaacgAACAACCaactagaaatatttttttttttgtaaatatttaaatagattGCTTTTTCAAAGACTTCAAAAgacgcaaaataaataaaactaacatcgacatttttttttgtgtgcaacctctaaaaatttgtcattaacattaaattttctcacatttatgtccgtttttttttttaatttactgaaAGCTCCTAGacatttattaaacttttttttttttgaacaacatCAATCGATcttcttcgaatttttaaatgccATGTGCCCTTAAACTACTTGCTTGATGGCACAACAACGAGAGAGTTCttctgaatgaaaaattactgaagtAACTTGTACTTGACTTGCAACTTTTCGTGCGGTTGTTCCACGGGAATTATTCGTTCGCCTTGatcattcaaatatttgtcgtAATATTTCTCGTGACACACCGTGTAGTTCAGGGATGCCGTGATTTTTTGGGAAAAGAGGCCTGTGCAGTCAGCTTTGATGAcctaaaatgagaaattttgtttttaaacgaattttttcgaaataaggCGTCGCCTTACCTTTGAGTTTAATTCTCTCGCGAGTTTTTCGCTTTCTTCAAATAAACGTTTTGCGATG
The sequence above is drawn from the Culicoides brevitarsis isolate CSIRO-B50_1 chromosome 1, AGI_CSIRO_Cbre_v1, whole genome shotgun sequence genome and encodes:
- the LOC134831284 gene encoding tubulin-specific chaperone cofactor E-like protein; the encoded protein is MPTLLEALEEKYGFGGLTDCDSQKGELVSIFVPKLPPRLSVPTLLVLNDCNIDSAGEEEQIKQKCKLVKELDLAQNKLENWNEVYTILAHMPSVEFVNLSMNKLTVTAPIEPPMPVQMNSLRSLVLNNTKLDWYSVEQLLSLLPVLEELHLSLNEYTHVLIDTQDVDGCEDVAAEDSHEEEEGENSLDCNCQPAGNYKRSDSTSSMYKKTTAHEGVKKLHLTGNWLEDWCEIARVGRIFPNLEALVLADCPIKSLIPNNCDIVNDKATPHEYFKKLALLNLASAKLNTWDEIDRLAQFPSLTNLRTQNWPLWEKCDSTEHERRQLLIGRLPNVQILNGGGVIGVTEREDAERAFIRYYLDKPESDRPERYAELVAKHGKLDPLVNIDLRPEKRVKVTFTYGDSSEERPVDVYRTVFDLKHRLERIVGIPASKMRLYYVDQDYRDIQGPEEMKYPQKQLYRYNIRSGDEIIIDVKK